The window CTTTCGCTGCAACAATTCGAGGATTTCGGAGGCCGTTTCTTCGATGGCCTTGAAGGTCACGTCGACGACCGGACAGCGCAGGCGCCGGAACAGCTGGTCTGCAAAGCCCAGTTCGTCGGTGATTTTCTGCTTGTCGGCATAGGCGCTCTCGGGCGGCAGGCCCAAGGTCACCAGGCGGCTGCCGCGAATTTCCGTCAGCATCTCCGGTTTTACGGTCAGCCCCACGATGCGTCCAGGCGGCAATTCGAAAATTTCTTTGGGCGGATCGGCCCCCGGCACCAAGGGCACGTTGGCTGCCTTGATGCCCTGATTCTGCGCCAGGTACATGCACGTCGGTGTCTTGGAGGTGCGAGACACGCCCAAGATGACCAGTTCCGCCTGGCGAAGCCCCTGCGGACTTTTGCCGTCGTCGTACTTGATCGCGAAGTCGATCGCGTCCATGCGTCGGAAATACTCTTCGTCCTTGGTGTGCAAGGCCCCCGCTTGGCGGTTCGGCGCGGCGCCCAGCACCGCGGAGAGCTGTTCGATCAGATGCCCCAGCAGATCCACCGTGGGAATGCCGTGGCGCCCTGCCGCGGCCAGAAAAGCCTCCCGCACGCCATCCTGCACCATCGTGTAGGCGAATAGGGCCGGCCCCTGAGCGGCCGCCAGCGCGACCATATTCTCCACCTGCTGCACGTTGACCGCGCGAGGCAGCCGCACGATCCGCACGGGCAGCCCCGCGAACTGTGCCACACACGCCTTGGTGACGTTCTCCGCCGTCTGCCCGCTGGCATCCGACAGCGTGTACACGCTCAGGGGCGTGTCTGCCGTGATGGCCGTGTTGTACACCGGAACCTCCTCGCCATTGAAGAATGTTCAAACGGGTTGCACCTCCTTGTACCACGGACAGTCGGATCGCGTGACGGAGCGCGGC is drawn from Candidatus Sericytochromatia bacterium and contains these coding sequences:
- a CDS encoding pyruvate, water dikinase regulatory protein codes for the protein MYNTAITADTPLSVYTLSDASGQTAENVTKACVAQFAGLPVRIVRLPRAVNVQQVENMVALAAAQGPALFAYTMVQDGVREAFLAAAGRHGIPTVDLLGHLIEQLSAVLGAAPNRQAGALHTKDEEYFRRMDAIDFAIKYDDGKSPQGLRQAELVILGVSRTSKTPTCMYLAQNQGIKAANVPLVPGADPPKEIFELPPGRIVGLTVKPEMLTEIRGSRLVTLGLPPESAYADKQKITDELGFADQLFRRLRCPVVDVTFKAIEETASEILELLQRKELF